The proteins below come from a single Micromonospora citrea genomic window:
- a CDS encoding NUDIX hydrolase, with product MTTMLEPLRRIAAYAVCADSVGRVLLVRASERSGTPGTWSLPGGAVDHGEDPHHTVVRETAAETGLSVTVDGLHDVLADMRALPDRGITIHTDRLVYHVSVRGGTLTDRVDRPTDLARWFTPEEARELPLRSFTARALGLPASSADIVPDEPPEFPSFYAVPGPDGLHRAQRFAAYAVVTDPDGRVLLTRVSDGYPGAGCWHLPGGGTDYGEQPGAALIRELVEETGQTGRLVELLGVASHRDAASLGPEGYPIDWHGVRAFYRVVVDKPAPPTVADVGGSTCEARWFARDELGALPTDRLTEVTAEAVQAARLA from the coding sequence GTGACCACCATGCTGGAGCCGCTCCGCAGGATCGCGGCATACGCAGTTTGTGCAGATTCAGTCGGCCGAGTGTTGCTGGTCCGCGCATCGGAGCGCTCCGGCACCCCCGGCACGTGGTCGCTGCCCGGCGGGGCGGTCGATCACGGTGAGGACCCGCACCACACCGTCGTCCGCGAGACGGCCGCCGAGACCGGCCTCTCCGTCACCGTCGACGGCCTGCACGACGTGCTGGCCGACATGCGGGCGCTGCCCGACCGGGGCATCACCATCCACACCGACCGCCTCGTCTACCACGTCTCCGTCCGGGGCGGGACGCTCACCGACCGCGTCGACCGGCCGACCGACCTGGCCCGCTGGTTCACCCCCGAGGAGGCCCGGGAGCTGCCGCTGCGGTCGTTCACGGCGCGCGCCCTCGGGCTGCCCGCCTCGTCCGCCGACATCGTCCCGGACGAGCCGCCGGAGTTCCCCTCGTTCTACGCCGTGCCCGGCCCCGACGGGCTGCACCGGGCCCAGCGCTTCGCCGCGTACGCGGTGGTGACCGACCCGGACGGGCGGGTGCTGCTCACCCGGGTCTCCGACGGCTACCCGGGGGCGGGCTGCTGGCACCTTCCGGGCGGCGGCACCGACTACGGCGAGCAGCCGGGGGCGGCCCTCATCCGCGAACTCGTCGAGGAGACCGGGCAGACCGGCCGCCTCGTCGAGCTGCTCGGCGTGGCCAGCCACCGGGACGCGGCGTCCCTGGGCCCGGAGGGCTACCCGATCGACTGGCACGGCGTCCGCGCCTTCTACCGGGTCGTGGTCGACAAGCCCGCCCCGCCCACCGTCGCCGACGTCGGCGGCTCCACCTGCGAGGCCCGCTGGTTCGCCCGGGACGAGCTGGGCGCCCTCCCCACCGACCGCCTGACCGAGGTGACGGCGGAGGCCGTCCAGGCCGCCCGCCTGGCCTGA
- a CDS encoding response regulator gives MTEQSMEPVEGAGAGAERLRVFLVDDHAMFRAGVRAELGAHVEVVGEASTVAEAITRIAATLPDVVLLDVHMPDGGGRAVLEGMRRTHPQVKFLALSVSDAAEDVIGLIRAGARGYVTKTISPDELAAAIRRVADGDAVFSPRLAGFVLDAFAARPDAPVADPELDQLTNREREVLRLLARGYAYKEIAKELYISIKTVETHVSNVLRKLQMSNRYELSRWAADRRLV, from the coding sequence ATGACCGAGCAGTCGATGGAACCGGTCGAGGGAGCGGGTGCCGGCGCGGAGCGGCTGCGGGTCTTCCTCGTCGACGACCACGCCATGTTCCGCGCGGGGGTCCGCGCCGAGCTGGGCGCGCACGTCGAGGTGGTGGGGGAGGCGAGCACGGTCGCCGAGGCGATCACCCGGATCGCCGCCACCCTGCCCGACGTGGTGCTGCTCGACGTGCACATGCCCGACGGCGGTGGCCGCGCGGTGCTGGAGGGGATGCGACGCACCCACCCGCAGGTCAAGTTCCTGGCGCTGAGCGTCTCGGACGCGGCGGAGGACGTGATCGGGCTGATCCGGGCCGGCGCGCGGGGCTACGTCACCAAGACCATCTCCCCGGACGAGCTGGCCGCCGCGATCCGCCGGGTGGCCGACGGCGACGCCGTGTTCAGCCCACGGTTGGCGGGGTTCGTGCTGGACGCGTTCGCGGCCCGTCCCGACGCGCCGGTGGCCGACCCCGAGCTGGACCAGCTCACCAACCGCGAGCGCGAGGTGCTGCGGCTGCTCGCCCGGGGGTACGCGTACAAGGAGATCGCCAAGGAGCTCTACATCTCGATCAAGACGGTCGAGACGCACGTCTCCAACGTGCTCCGCAAGCTTCAGATGTCCAACAGGTACGAATTGTCCCGCTGGGCGGCCGACCGACGCCTCGTCTGA
- a CDS encoding thioester domain-containing protein, producing MFGQRGRRWAQIALATVAGGALALGFAAPAAAADATGVAKSVEGSSVKLMLNGKPKSVSALALEIDGKLVPTFCIDYRTNVAINGKYKEGTWDESQVKNLGKVQWVLTHGYPNADPAKLLAAAGATMPAKADAKKLLYFGTQTAIWRFSDDVTLGDWVADKGLLGKQQYDVVKRVHDYLVANATDQPEPKAELSVDPASAKATVGEKAGPFTVKGPAGEIALKVSGGTAVDAEGKPVTTTTNGGQFWLVADGAGEVKATLSAEGSVSFGRVFLFTGDRPAQKLILGGSTGETVTAKAEAIFTAAPTESPSPSAPAESPSPSAPAESPSPSAPAESPAPSTSPASSGGDLPLTGSPIAAAIAAGVALLAAGAVAVLVVRRRRLRFTA from the coding sequence ATGTTCGGACAACGAGGACGGCGCTGGGCGCAGATCGCCCTGGCGACCGTCGCCGGTGGCGCGCTGGCGCTCGGTTTCGCCGCGCCGGCCGCCGCAGCCGATGCGACCGGCGTGGCCAAGTCGGTCGAGGGCAGCAGCGTCAAGCTGATGCTCAACGGCAAGCCGAAGAGCGTCAGCGCGCTGGCGCTGGAGATCGACGGGAAGCTCGTCCCGACCTTCTGCATCGACTACCGCACCAACGTCGCCATCAACGGGAAGTACAAGGAGGGCACCTGGGACGAGTCCCAGGTGAAGAACCTCGGCAAGGTGCAGTGGGTGCTCACCCACGGCTACCCGAACGCCGACCCGGCGAAGCTCCTGGCCGCCGCCGGCGCCACCATGCCGGCGAAGGCCGACGCCAAGAAGCTGCTCTACTTCGGCACCCAGACCGCCATCTGGCGCTTCAGCGACGACGTCACCCTCGGTGACTGGGTCGCCGACAAGGGCCTGCTCGGCAAGCAGCAGTACGACGTGGTCAAGCGGGTCCACGACTACCTCGTCGCCAACGCCACCGACCAGCCGGAGCCGAAGGCCGAGCTGAGCGTCGACCCGGCGAGCGCCAAGGCCACGGTCGGCGAGAAGGCCGGCCCGTTCACGGTCAAGGGCCCGGCGGGCGAGATCGCCCTCAAGGTCAGCGGCGGCACGGCGGTCGACGCCGAGGGCAAGCCGGTCACCACGACCACCAACGGTGGGCAGTTCTGGCTCGTCGCGGACGGTGCCGGCGAGGTGAAGGCCACCCTCTCCGCCGAGGGCTCGGTCTCCTTCGGCCGCGTCTTCCTCTTCACCGGTGACCGTCCCGCGCAGAAGCTGATCCTCGGCGGCAGCACGGGCGAGACCGTGACCGCCAAGGCCGAGGCCATCTTCACCGCCGCCCCGACCGAGTCCCCGTCGCCGAGTGCTCCGGCGGAGTCCCCGTCGCCCAGCGCCCCGGCGGAGTCCCCGTCGCCCAGCGCCCCGGCGGAGAGCCCGGCCCCGTCGACCTCGCCCGCCAGTAGCGGTGGCGACCTGCCGCTGACCGGCTCCCCGATCGCCGCCGCCATCGCGGCCGGCGTGGCGCTGCTGGCCGCCGGCGCGGTCGCCGTGCTGGTGGTGCGTCGCCGCCGGCTGCGCTTCACCGCCTGA
- a CDS encoding phosphatidylserine decarboxylase, producing MTQSPAVRAAGRSGPVRIGERAARTLVTELARMNDPKAALLVGAAPESAVLAAAIDALLPGDTLTLVPAGATGPGALREHVTAQGRWVADRVRVVDTLAEAEPAAVVIVGEPFTGTADETRSAVEGLAKHLTDGAVLSVATTATPGRTAGAATELDRQGALYGVGADLVLRNTPPLRVYRLRFTPADAASAARLAPAHRPSSVPLTRGMHIDSNGVAAAGITLGLAALARLARPKSKLWLLPAVAAAPVAAFFRDPERDVPEDPSAVVAAADGQVLSVQRLHDERFGEGEWLRIAVFLSVLDVHVNRAPVAGKVIDYFVADGGFANAMKPAAEHNVAAYTVLDTAHGTVVVAQRTGLIARRIVQRAPIGALLARGERFGLIRFGSRTDVYLPADAAEPLVGPGDKVVGGSTVIARWR from the coding sequence ATGACGCAGTCCCCCGCCGTGCGCGCCGCCGGCCGGTCCGGTCCGGTCCGCATCGGCGAGCGCGCCGCCCGTACCCTCGTCACCGAGCTCGCCCGGATGAACGACCCGAAGGCCGCCCTGCTGGTCGGAGCGGCGCCGGAGTCAGCGGTCCTGGCCGCGGCGATCGACGCCCTGCTGCCCGGCGACACCCTCACGCTGGTGCCCGCCGGGGCGACCGGCCCCGGGGCGCTGCGTGAGCACGTAACCGCCCAGGGCCGCTGGGTCGCCGACCGGGTCCGCGTGGTCGACACGCTCGCCGAGGCCGAGCCCGCCGCGGTGGTGATCGTCGGGGAGCCCTTCACGGGCACGGCCGACGAGACCCGGAGCGCCGTCGAGGGCCTGGCGAAGCACCTCACCGACGGCGCGGTGCTCAGCGTGGCGACGACCGCCACGCCGGGGCGTACCGCGGGCGCGGCCACGGAACTGGACCGGCAGGGCGCGCTGTACGGCGTCGGCGCCGACCTGGTGCTGCGCAACACCCCGCCGCTGCGGGTGTACCGGCTCCGCTTCACCCCGGCCGACGCCGCCTCGGCGGCCCGGCTGGCCCCGGCGCACCGCCCGTCGAGCGTGCCGCTGACCCGCGGCATGCACATCGACTCCAACGGGGTGGCCGCCGCCGGCATCACGCTCGGCCTGGCCGCGCTGGCCCGGCTGGCCCGGCCGAAGTCGAAGCTCTGGCTGCTCCCCGCCGTGGCCGCCGCCCCGGTCGCGGCCTTCTTCCGGGACCCGGAGCGGGACGTGCCGGAGGACCCGTCGGCAGTGGTCGCCGCGGCCGACGGCCAGGTGCTGTCGGTGCAGCGACTGCACGACGAGCGCTTCGGCGAGGGCGAGTGGCTGCGGATCGCGGTGTTCCTGTCGGTGCTGGACGTGCACGTCAACCGCGCTCCGGTGGCCGGCAAGGTGATCGACTACTTCGTCGCCGACGGCGGCTTCGCCAACGCGATGAAGCCGGCGGCGGAGCACAACGTGGCCGCGTACACGGTGCTGGACACCGCGCACGGCACGGTGGTCGTGGCGCAACGCACCGGCCTGATCGCGCGGCGGATCGTGCAGCGGGCGCCGATCGGCGCGCTGCTGGCCCGGGGCGAGCGGTTCGGCCTGATCCGGTTCGGCTCGCGCACCGACGTCTACCTGCCGGCCGACGCCGCCGAGCCGCTGGTCGGGCCCGGCGACAAGGTGGTCGGGGGCTCGACGGTCATCGCCCGCTGGCGCTGA
- a CDS encoding PspC domain-containing protein codes for MTEEAAQPPRPGAAQPGGPPPADWPATAGFGTPPPVAAPDAAGATPPGAGPQPPPGGVSFTSRYGLVRPREGRYLAGVCAAIGRATNTDPVLWRVLLAVLGFFGGIGILVYVTAWLIIPGEGDTASPVESMLGRGRSSMSPVTVIVLSILVAVSFGYIVTDPFRAVLLGATILIGGALMLNRENRGAQPASGAAPSAPPGPVPPVSYPAPAAYPAPPSVAVAPGGAPVPAAPPAAREDGVPVAGQPAEPTAELPAWSPPAPAPLSGGTPTAGWPPAPPTAGWPPAPPTAGWPTATSGAPAPGHPAPRPPGYRPPFAPHGPYAGQTAAPPPPPKPRVKPPKRPRERSPLGAVTFSLIFLALGVVTILDLLDVFDVRASAYFAATLATVGLGLLVGTWFGRARWLIALGLVAAAALTVATVTESYDRIRGVDGNVTWAPTDHRDLAVRYENSFGDAILDLRAVDFDKKSTEITVAVNFGECTVVVPPGVDVTTVVDVNAGDALVFGKRSGGLDGPLRETTDLGADGAGGGTLRLYVHVNAGNLEVTR; via the coding sequence ATGACCGAGGAAGCTGCCCAGCCGCCGCGTCCCGGGGCGGCACAGCCGGGTGGACCGCCGCCCGCGGACTGGCCCGCGACCGCCGGGTTCGGCACCCCGCCGCCGGTGGCCGCGCCCGACGCGGCCGGTGCGACGCCGCCGGGCGCCGGGCCACAGCCGCCGCCCGGGGGCGTCAGCTTCACCTCGCGGTACGGGCTGGTCCGCCCGCGCGAGGGCCGCTACCTGGCCGGCGTGTGCGCGGCCATCGGCCGGGCCACCAACACCGACCCGGTGCTCTGGCGGGTGCTGCTGGCGGTGCTCGGCTTCTTCGGCGGCATCGGCATCCTGGTCTACGTCACCGCCTGGCTGATCATCCCCGGTGAGGGGGACACCGCCTCCCCGGTGGAGTCGATGCTCGGCCGGGGCCGGTCCAGCATGTCCCCGGTGACCGTGATCGTGCTCAGCATCCTGGTCGCGGTCAGCTTCGGCTACATCGTCACCGACCCGTTCCGCGCGGTGCTGCTCGGCGCCACGATCCTGATCGGTGGGGCGCTCATGCTCAACCGGGAAAACCGGGGTGCCCAGCCCGCGTCGGGCGCCGCACCGTCCGCCCCGCCCGGCCCGGTGCCGCCGGTCAGCTATCCCGCCCCGGCCGCGTACCCGGCCCCGCCGAGCGTCGCCGTGGCCCCCGGCGGGGCACCGGTCCCGGCCGCGCCGCCGGCCGCGCGGGAGGACGGCGTCCCGGTCGCCGGCCAGCCGGCCGAGCCGACCGCCGAGCTGCCCGCCTGGAGCCCGCCGGCGCCCGCACCCCTCTCCGGGGGTACGCCGACCGCCGGCTGGCCGCCCGCCCCGCCGACGGCCGGCTGGCCACCCGCCCCGCCGACGGCCGGCTGGCCCACCGCGACGTCGGGCGCACCGGCCCCGGGCCATCCCGCGCCCCGGCCGCCGGGCTACCGGCCCCCGTTCGCCCCGCACGGCCCGTACGCCGGACAGACGGCGGCCCCGCCGCCACCGCCCAAGCCTCGGGTGAAGCCGCCGAAGCGGCCCCGCGAGCGTTCCCCGCTCGGCGCGGTGACCTTCTCGCTGATCTTCCTGGCCCTGGGCGTGGTCACGATCCTCGACCTGCTCGACGTCTTCGACGTCCGCGCGTCGGCGTACTTCGCGGCCACGCTGGCCACCGTCGGTCTCGGGCTGCTGGTCGGCACCTGGTTCGGGCGGGCCCGCTGGCTCATCGCGCTCGGCCTGGTGGCCGCCGCCGCGCTCACGGTCGCCACCGTGACCGAGTCCTACGACCGGATCCGGGGCGTCGACGGCAACGTGACCTGGGCCCCGACCGACCACCGCGACCTCGCCGTCCGGTACGAGAACAGCTTCGGTGACGCGATCCTCGACCTCCGGGCGGTCGACTTCGACAAGAAGAGCACCGAGATCACCGTCGCCGTCAACTTCGGCGAGTGCACCGTGGTGGTGCCGCCGGGCGTCGACGTGACCACGGTGGTCGACGTCAACGCCGGCGACGCGCTCGTCTTCGGCAAGCGCTCCGGCGGGCTGGACGGCCCGCTGCGGGAGACGACCGACCTGGGCGCGGACGGCGCCGGCGGCGGCACGCTGCGCCTCTACGTCCACGTGAACGCCGGCAACCTGGAGGTGACCCGGTGA
- a CDS encoding NUDIX hydrolase: MERRRRVGAYGVCRGSGGRVLLARGSASCPYPGVWRLPGGGLEHAEDPAHAVVREFAEETGLAVEATGLRAVLADVATFRDSGVAVHTDRLVFDVTVGGGEARPEPSGGSDEAAWFTPDEAAAVPLMPFTAELLGIPVAPLPAGLPRSLPPEQAGPPHPDRRQRFGAYGLVTDPAGRVLLTMIADGYPGAGRWHLPGGGTDHGEQPVAALLRELVEESGQLGRVVELVGVDNLHNPAALGPEGRPLDWHGIRVVYRVAVDAPTEPRVTELAGGSTARADWFTPERLAGLPLTEIAALALDRPLR, encoded by the coding sequence GTGGAGCGACGGCGGCGGGTCGGGGCGTACGGGGTGTGTCGGGGCTCGGGCGGGCGGGTGCTGCTGGCCCGGGGCTCGGCCTCGTGCCCGTACCCGGGGGTCTGGCGGCTGCCCGGCGGCGGGCTGGAGCACGCGGAGGATCCGGCGCACGCCGTGGTCCGCGAGTTCGCCGAGGAGACCGGCCTCGCCGTCGAGGCGACCGGCCTGCGGGCCGTGCTGGCCGACGTGGCCACGTTCCGTGACTCCGGCGTGGCGGTGCACACCGACCGCCTCGTCTTCGACGTGACCGTGGGCGGTGGCGAGGCGCGTCCGGAGCCGTCCGGCGGCAGCGACGAGGCGGCTTGGTTCACCCCCGACGAGGCGGCGGCGGTGCCGCTGATGCCGTTCACCGCCGAGCTGCTCGGAATTCCCGTCGCGCCCCTGCCGGCGGGCCTGCCCCGGTCGCTGCCCCCGGAGCAGGCCGGCCCGCCCCACCCCGACCGGCGTCAGCGCTTCGGTGCGTACGGCCTGGTGACCGACCCGGCCGGGCGGGTGCTGCTCACCATGATCGCCGACGGCTATCCAGGCGCCGGCCGGTGGCACCTTCCCGGCGGGGGCACCGACCACGGCGAGCAGCCGGTGGCCGCGCTGCTGCGCGAGCTGGTCGAGGAGTCCGGCCAGCTCGGTCGGGTGGTCGAGCTGGTCGGCGTCGACAACCTGCACAACCCGGCCGCCCTGGGCCCGGAAGGGCGCCCGCTGGACTGGCACGGCATCCGGGTGGTCTACCGGGTGGCGGTCGACGCGCCGACCGAGCCGCGGGTGACCGAGCTGGCCGGCGGCTCCACCGCCCGGGCCGACTGGTTCACCCCCGAGCGCCTCGCCGGCCTGCCGCTCACGGAGATCGCCGCCCTGGCGCTGGACCGCCCGCTTCGCTGA
- a CDS encoding PspC domain-containing protein has protein sequence MTHTAPSQPPYKQLRRPVTDRMVAGVASGLGRYFAVDPTLVRVVFAVTGLLTGGLALLAYPIMWFLMPEEPADAPAWPHPAPAAQPTVAQPTPPVYPPAA, from the coding sequence ATGACTCACACCGCCCCTTCCCAGCCCCCGTACAAGCAGCTCCGCCGCCCGGTCACCGACCGCATGGTCGCCGGGGTGGCCAGCGGTCTCGGCCGCTACTTCGCCGTCGACCCGACGCTCGTCCGGGTGGTCTTCGCGGTCACCGGCCTGCTCACGGGCGGGCTCGCGCTGCTCGCGTACCCGATCATGTGGTTCCTGATGCCCGAGGAGCCGGCGGACGCCCCGGCCTGGCCGCACCCGGCGCCGGCCGCGCAGCCGACGGTGGCGCAGCCCACGCCGCCGGTCTACCCGCCGGCGGCGTGA
- a CDS encoding ATP-binding protein, translated as MTREPPIDAVTQPPRLYRAPEHRMAAGVAAGIADHLGISVLRVRVAFMVLLGLSGFGLLLYAAFWAVVPLRPGDITVPPRREVGQLLPFVVIGLGVLLVQVMLFDSVGAAGTAGWLVAIIAVGAGVIWHQSAPERRRQWGDSMPVPWLGAVVEESDRRAFVLRFIGGGVLVAVGIIGVAAVYSPAQNFDAVLNGVIFALVGLAGVGVVAAPVLWRTYNQLRSEREGRIREQERAELAAMVHDQVLHTLALIQRNATDVKTVQRLARGQERSLRNWLYKPTGSPTERFAAALEQAAAEVEDTFAITVETVVVGDRETDERVGALVAAAREALVNAARHAGVQTVSLYAEVEPDQVSVFVRDRGKGFDPDTVEDHRHGVRGSIVGRMKRHGGRAEIRSGPGEGTEVRLILPISRDSSTAERDK; from the coding sequence GTGACCAGGGAGCCTCCGATCGACGCCGTGACCCAGCCACCCCGCCTCTACCGCGCCCCCGAGCACCGGATGGCCGCCGGGGTGGCCGCCGGCATCGCCGACCACCTCGGCATCTCGGTGCTCCGGGTGCGGGTCGCCTTCATGGTGCTGCTCGGGCTGAGCGGCTTCGGCCTGCTGCTGTACGCGGCCTTCTGGGCGGTCGTGCCGCTGCGTCCCGGCGACATCACGGTGCCACCCCGCCGGGAAGTCGGCCAGTTGCTGCCGTTCGTGGTGATCGGCCTCGGCGTGCTGCTGGTGCAGGTGATGCTCTTCGACTCGGTGGGCGCGGCCGGCACCGCCGGCTGGCTCGTCGCGATCATCGCGGTCGGCGCCGGCGTGATCTGGCACCAGTCGGCCCCCGAGCGGCGACGGCAGTGGGGCGACTCCATGCCGGTGCCCTGGCTGGGCGCGGTCGTGGAGGAGAGCGACCGGCGCGCCTTCGTGCTCCGGTTCATCGGCGGCGGCGTGCTGGTCGCCGTCGGCATCATCGGCGTCGCCGCGGTCTACTCCCCGGCACAGAACTTCGACGCGGTGCTCAACGGCGTGATCTTCGCCCTGGTCGGGCTGGCCGGCGTCGGCGTGGTGGCCGCGCCGGTGCTTTGGCGGACGTACAACCAGCTCCGCTCGGAGCGCGAGGGGCGCATCCGCGAGCAGGAGCGGGCCGAACTGGCCGCCATGGTGCACGACCAGGTGCTGCACACGCTGGCTCTGATCCAGCGCAACGCGACCGACGTCAAGACCGTCCAGCGGCTCGCCCGGGGGCAGGAACGCTCCCTGCGCAACTGGCTCTACAAGCCGACCGGCTCGCCGACCGAGCGCTTCGCCGCCGCCCTCGAGCAGGCCGCCGCCGAGGTCGAGGACACCTTCGCCATCACCGTCGAGACTGTCGTGGTCGGCGACCGGGAGACCGACGAGCGGGTCGGGGCGCTGGTCGCGGCCGCGCGCGAGGCGCTGGTGAACGCCGCCCGGCACGCCGGGGTGCAGACGGTCTCGCTGTACGCCGAGGTCGAGCCGGATCAGGTCAGCGTCTTCGTCCGCGACCGGGGGAAGGGCTTCGACCCGGATACGGTGGAGGATCACCGGCACGGGGTCCGGGGCTCGATCGTCGGGCGGATGAAGCGGCACGGCGGCCGGGCGGAGATCCGCTCCGGGCCGGGGGAGGGGACCGAGGTCCGGTTGATCCTGCCGATCTCCCGGGACTCGTCCACGGCGGAAAGGGACAAGTGA
- a CDS encoding CDP-alcohol phosphatidyltransferase family protein — protein sequence MRRSSTLARQVLLVRVGRRDDDLRGAGDLSLPEHRYADRPRRRYGPSRFQRAEVEAIVPVSPALAPATPVDEPAMSIPLLPGERTVARRMKFAVVNACTLSSLMLGMLAIFLAMQGEVRVAALCLIACVVFDGLDGALARKFGVASPFGAQMDSLADMCSFGLAAPVVVYASLAGSVSTPAAAVACALVAACAAIRLARFNVSPKDGRFFCGVPTTMAAAVLALTVAIGLPVPGTVQVAGVALLAFAMVSSFPYAKLARLVKLPPWLWLAPVIGALIDIRLTFALIVVGYLISGPVLWLRQRRTA from the coding sequence TTGCGCCGCAGCAGCACGCTCGCCCGGCAGGTGCTGCTGGTCCGGGTGGGTCGCCGCGACGACGACCTGCGCGGCGCCGGCGACCTGTCGCTGCCCGAGCACCGCTACGCCGACCGGCCGCGTCGCCGTTACGGTCCGAGCCGGTTCCAGCGCGCCGAGGTCGAGGCGATCGTCCCGGTCAGCCCCGCCCTCGCGCCCGCGACCCCCGTCGACGAGCCGGCCATGTCGATCCCGCTGCTCCCCGGCGAGCGGACGGTCGCCCGCCGGATGAAGTTCGCGGTGGTCAACGCGTGCACCCTGAGCAGCCTGATGCTCGGCATGCTGGCGATCTTCCTGGCCATGCAGGGCGAGGTGCGGGTCGCCGCGCTCTGCCTGATCGCCTGCGTCGTCTTCGACGGTCTCGACGGCGCGCTCGCCCGCAAGTTCGGCGTGGCCAGCCCCTTCGGCGCGCAGATGGACTCGCTGGCCGACATGTGCTCGTTCGGGCTGGCCGCACCCGTGGTGGTCTACGCCTCGCTGGCCGGTTCGGTCTCCACCCCGGCGGCGGCGGTGGCGTGTGCCCTCGTGGCGGCCTGCGCGGCCATCCGGCTCGCCCGGTTCAACGTCTCGCCGAAGGACGGCCGGTTCTTCTGCGGCGTGCCCACCACGATGGCCGCCGCCGTCCTGGCCCTCACCGTGGCCATCGGGCTGCCGGTGCCGGGCACGGTCCAGGTGGCCGGCGTGGCGCTGCTCGCCTTCGCCATGGTCTCCAGCTTCCCGTACGCGAAGCTGGCCCGCCTGGTCAAGCTGCCGCCGTGGCTGTGGCTGGCCCCGGTGATCGGCGCGCTGATCGACATCCGGCTCACCTTCGCCCTGATCGTGGTCGGCTACCTGATCAGCGGCCCGGTGCTCTGGCTCCGCCAGCGCCGCACCGCCTGA
- the guaA gene encoding glutamine-hydrolyzing GMP synthase yields MSTPRPVLVVDFGAQYAQLIARRVREANVYSEIVPHSMPVAEMLAKDPAAIILSGGPSSVYAPGAPQIDAGMFDSGVPVFGICYGFQAMAQALGGTVARTGNREYGGTPLRPRLLDPGVLLRDLPADLPVWMSHGDCVTEAPEGFTVTAESAGAPVAAFEDLAGRRAGVQFHPEVGHTAHGQEMLRRFLYDIAGIEPTWTPENIIDEQVARIREQVGDKEVICGLSGGVDSAVAAALVHRAVGDQLTCVFVDHGLLRAGEAEQVEKDYVAATGIRLKVVDAQERFLGALAGVTDPEQKRKIIGREFIRVFEAAAREIAAHGDVEFLVQGTLYPDVVESGGGTGTANIKSHHNVGGLPEDLKFALVEPLRTLFKDEVRTLGLQLGLPEAMVWRHPFPGPGLAIRIIGAVDRGRLDLLRQADLIAREELTAAGLDRGVWQFPVVLLADVRSVGVQGDGRSYGHPVVLRPVSSEDAMTADWSRLPYEVIARISTRITNEVAEVNRVVLDVTSKPPGTIEWE; encoded by the coding sequence ATGAGCACGCCTCGCCCCGTCCTCGTGGTGGACTTCGGAGCCCAGTACGCCCAGCTCATCGCGCGCCGGGTGCGCGAGGCCAACGTCTACTCGGAGATCGTGCCGCACTCGATGCCGGTCGCCGAGATGCTGGCGAAGGACCCGGCCGCGATCATCCTCTCCGGCGGCCCGTCCAGCGTCTACGCGCCGGGCGCCCCGCAGATCGACGCCGGCATGTTCGACTCCGGGGTGCCGGTCTTCGGCATCTGCTACGGCTTCCAGGCGATGGCCCAGGCGCTCGGCGGCACGGTGGCGCGCACCGGCAACCGCGAGTACGGCGGCACCCCGCTGCGCCCCCGCCTTCTCGACCCCGGCGTGCTGCTCCGCGACCTGCCGGCCGACCTGCCGGTCTGGATGAGCCACGGCGACTGCGTGACCGAGGCCCCGGAGGGCTTCACGGTGACCGCCGAGTCGGCGGGCGCGCCGGTCGCCGCCTTCGAGGACCTGGCCGGCCGGCGGGCCGGCGTGCAGTTCCACCCGGAGGTCGGGCACACCGCGCACGGCCAGGAGATGCTGCGCCGCTTCCTCTACGACATCGCCGGCATCGAGCCGACCTGGACGCCCGAGAACATCATCGACGAGCAGGTCGCCCGGATCCGCGAGCAGGTCGGCGACAAGGAGGTCATCTGCGGCCTGAGCGGCGGGGTCGACTCGGCCGTCGCCGCCGCGCTGGTGCACAGGGCGGTCGGCGACCAGCTCACCTGCGTCTTCGTCGACCACGGCCTGCTGCGTGCCGGCGAGGCCGAGCAGGTGGAGAAGGACTACGTCGCCGCCACCGGCATCAGGCTCAAGGTGGTCGACGCGCAGGAGCGGTTCCTGGGCGCGCTGGCCGGGGTGACCGACCCGGAGCAGAAGCGGAAGATCATCGGTCGCGAGTTCATCCGGGTCTTCGAGGCCGCCGCGCGGGAGATCGCCGCCCACGGCGACGTCGAGTTCCTGGTGCAGGGCACCCTCTACCCGGACGTGGTCGAGTCCGGCGGCGGCACCGGCACCGCCAACATCAAGAGCCACCACAACGTCGGCGGCCTGCCGGAGGACCTGAAGTTCGCCCTGGTCGAGCCGCTGCGCACGCTGTTCAAGGACGAGGTCCGCACGCTCGGCCTCCAGCTCGGCCTGCCCGAGGCGATGGTCTGGCGGCACCCGTTCCCGGGCCCCGGGCTGGCCATCCGGATCATCGGCGCGGTCGACCGGGGGCGGCTCGACCTGCTTCGTCAGGCCGACCTCATCGCCCGGGAGGAGCTCACCGCCGCAGGCCTGGACCGGGGCGTCTGGCAGTTCCCGGTGGTGCTCCTGGCCGACGTGCGCAGCGTCGGGGTGCAGGGCGACGGCCGCAGCTACGGGCACCCCGTGGTGCTGCGGCCGGTCTCCAGCGAGGACGCGATGACCGCCGACTGGTCGCGGCTGCCCTACGAGGTGATCGCCCGGATCTCCACCCGGATCACCAACGAGGTCGCCGAGGTCAACCGGGTGGTGCTGGACGTGACGAGCAAGCCGCCGGGCACCATCGAGTGGGAGTGA